DNA sequence from the Vicia villosa cultivar HV-30 ecotype Madison, WI linkage group LG3, Vvil1.0, whole genome shotgun sequence genome:
agactgttggcctcttataggaagagaagtaatgcatggaaaatagggtcgattacgcagaaacacacgtgtgtcaaccctaacaattcccaggatcatacaaaactcagtgccgatcttatatgtcaggagatcttgcctctcataagctctgatccgtctcagaaggttaaaaatataatatcacacatcgttacaaccttcaactacactccatcttacagaaaggcgtgggttgcaaaaacaaaggcaattgagacagtctacggcaactgggagggagtcatacaaaattcttccccgatacctgaatgcgctacatagttacgcacctggcactgttactattctagagacactgcccgcgcatgctccggatggaaaccctgtccaaggaaacggaatattccatcggcttttttgggcgttcaaaccttgcgtccgaggttttgcacactgtaaacccatacttcaaattgatgggacatggttatacggcaaatacaaaggaaccatgctgatggcggttgcacaagacgggaacaacaacatatttccagtggcatttgctatcgtcgaaggtgaaacagcggcggcttggagtttctttctaaggaacctccgagaacatgttgctccccagcctgacatatgtttaatctctgataggcacgcttccatagagagtgcttacaataatccagcgaacggatggcatgaccccccttcaaaacacgtctactgtattcgccacatcgcccaaaacttcatgcgggagatcaaggacagacatctaagaaaggccctagtcaatgctggttatgcattgacccaacccacattccaacattatcggagtgagattgtaatgacaaatccagaggcaggtacttgggtagataatctttccagggacaaatggacaagggcttacgacaatggcgtgcgatggggccatatgacaaccaatctcgtggaatccatgaatggcgttttcaaaggcattcgtaaccttccaatcacagcactggtggaagccacatactttaggatggcttcactcttctcaacaagaggcaggagatggggtgatgttaggcaagctggtcaactattaagcgatagttgcatgaaatttatgcaacagcaatcggcaaaagcgaacactcatcaagtgacttctttcgaccgattcaatcgcacgttcagtgtgcgcgagacaattgaccacaatgacggactgccaaggcaacaatatagggttcttcttgacgaagattggtgcgactgtggaaggtttcaagcttttcgtatgccatgctcacacgtcatagctgcatgtgcgtatacccaccgcgacgctatatcactactgtctccgatttacaagactcagacattgctcagagtttacagtgttgcgtttcctgtggtggccaaggaggattactggcctgagtatgatggagaggtagtttggcacaacgacgcaatgcggcgaaagaaaaaagggcgtcccaatagtacacggattagaaccgaaatggacgtccgcgacaaaatggaacgaaaatgcagcatttgccgtcaggtggggcacaatataaaaagatgccctaatcgtggctcgacagcgtcgcaagtttagtataatctgtattttttttaatgcaatgtatcagtttcgcttaccaactcttgtaaccgttcatcggtctttcatcaataaattgagcTTTAGTAAAAAACCGATATCGATAACGCATACATTATAGAGGGTTACTAAAAATTTTACGAACTCGATTTCTcagacgtttttacgaaaataaaagaccggaataaaaaacggtgcgcgaaaatacccaaaggggtttttttttttaaaaaaaaataacccaacacataggagccatatgaaatggcgcctatgtgtgggAACCTATACCCatgcgccatttgaaatggcttgCCCTAATTTTCCCTTCTCatgcgccaaatgatttggcatgcaacacatgtatgcgccatttcatttggcgcatccaTTTCCCTGGGgacccaaacctagacagtttggtaattaccctgaaaacatggtttttttcgtattttttttattaaacctagttatttaaatttttttttttcacaagTACAAGTGTAAAAAAAGAGTGGACATCAATCATTTTCCATAAATTTATGGTGGAGTTGGCAAAGTGGGATAAAACCCAATCGATAAACAAAATTTATAGGTCGTGAATATTCATTTCATCATTGATCGAATTTAAACTTAACGTAAAACACCAAGTGCATTTGTAACCTAATTATATCGTGGATCTGAATTTTTTTGACTGCATGAAATAGAAAGCAAAAGCTAAATAAAAGCATACTTAATTAAATATTGTGGAAATTATTGCACTTCGTTAAATAAAACTTTTATATTTCAGAGTTCATAGAGCTATGCCAAATTACACGTAGAAATCGGAATCTCTAGAGCAAATAGAAAACTTGTTGAAATTGAAACACAACTGGTTTTTCTTCACTAAAATAAAACACACATGATGCATGCAATCATCCATCTTACATGTTTTCATTATTTGATACACACCAACTCCTATTTATTATACACTCTaagattttcttttatttattaatcacTTCATTAATGCATTTCCTTAATTAATCACCACCACCTTCCCCATAACCACCACCATGACCATAACCTTCACCATAACCGGAGCCCTCCCCAGAgcctccaccaccaccaccgccgcctcctccaccaccaccacctctacCACGACTTCTGCCTGATCCTGATCCAGCTCGAGATCCTGCATACGAGCCTGCTTCAGAGCCTGCACCAGATCCCGAACCAGAACTAGAAGACGAAGATGACGATGAACTTGAAGAAGAACTAGAACCAGAGCCAGAACCTGCTCCGGCTCCGGATCCAGAGCCACTACCACCTCCAATTCCCAAACCTACTCCTGCTCCAAGTCCAATTCCTAACCCACCAAGGTCCAAACCCAAATCCTTCCTCGCCACTCTACTTTCAGATTCAATAACTGACATCAAAACAAGCATTACAAGTAAACTACACGACCAACGTGCAGCCATTATTGTAGCTTCTTTAAGTATTAAGGATATTGAACTATATAATATAGAATAGATTGAGCAAACTTTTGAGGGTATATTATATAGTGTAGTTTTTGATGTTGGCTACTATGAAGAAGTTTAGGGTATTTATAAATGCTGAATGCTATGGTTAATGGCATGGAATGAAATTAAGTTGTAGAGTATTGTGTTGGTGCAAACGTGCTTATAGATTATTTTAAGTTTGAGGTTAGAAAGTGGAGAGAACATACTGGCGTGGCATTTTGGAGATGGATTGACAAAAACTTGTGGCTGATGAAGTGCCTTGCAGTTGTACATATTGTTGGCAAGATTTCAAGACATATACCAATAAAATGCCGACCCATACTATGGCCACTCACTAAGCATAGTGGAGTATGAAAAGCTGTTTATTGACTATGCATGCAATGGTATGATAGTAAGCATTGATACAAAGTACAAACTCCAAGAACAAATATATTAACACTTATAGGTGAGGGCAGTATGGAATTTGTTAATCCACGAAAGTTTGCTTTTTGTTTTTCCATGAGTAGTGGTTTCGTGCCACTTTCAATCTCCTAATTTTTGTATAAGGTAGTGGTATTAATTTCATTAACTTTTTCTTGTATGATCACCAATTTCCACTTTAATTATTATACCTAGTATTTATCCTTATAGAAGGTTCAAGAAAGCTTTTGTTTACTCATGTTAGTGATTTTGTTTGAGGTAGTAAAATAGATGCGCTCAAGTATTACACTTAGTGTGAGGTTCTAAAATAGTGCATACATTGTAGTTTCTAAAAGGAATCCTCATATAACTTATATTATTTCGGGTAGATTGTTAATTTTTATGTTACTAAATAAAAATATCGTCCTtttgacaatatatatatatatatatatatatatatatatatatatatatatatatatatatatatatatatatatatatatatatatatatatatatatatatatatatatatatatatatatatatatatatatatatatatatatatatatatatatatatatatatatatatatatatatatatatatatatatatatatatggagtgtatcaagtaggagggtttttaaataagagataagagggtTTAATgctaaccattggattaatcaagagagagaaattaattatattaatattttaataaatactttaattctctctcttgattaatctaatGATTAGCATTGAattctcttatctcttatttaaaaattcctacttgatacatccctatatatatatatatatatatatatatatatatatatatatatatatatatattgagcatatcaagtgagagcatttttaaacgagaggatgagaggaataaatatcaacctttagattcattaagaaagagaaattaatatattaacattctctctcttgatgaatctaaaggttgatatttattcctctcatctctcatttaaaaatgctctcacttgatatgctccctatatatatatatatatatatatatatatatatatatatatatatatatatatatatata
Encoded proteins:
- the LOC131655535 gene encoding putative glycine-rich cell wall structural protein 1, translating into MAARWSCSLLVMLVLMSVIESESRVARKDLGLDLGGLGIGLGAGVGLGIGGGSGSGSGAGAGSGSGSSSSSSSSSSSSSSSGSGSGAGSEAGSYAGSRAGSGSGRSRGRGGGGGGGGGGGGGGSGEGSGYGEGYGHGGGYGEGGGD